In Paenibacillus larvae subsp. larvae, the following proteins share a genomic window:
- a CDS encoding spore germination protein, whose translation MARIHFGSVQIGSISDSSAVHSGENHLIGWKQASKKNEGFGKLGGRKNQYANSSHVVCDKDVLDEIGPEMNEKP comes from the coding sequence TTGGCTCGTATTCATTTTGGTTCCGTTCAAATCGGTTCTATCTCGGATTCTTCGGCCGTTCACTCAGGGGAAAACCATCTGATTGGATGGAAACAGGCCAGCAAAAAAAATGAAGGCTTCGGTAAACTGGGGGGCCGGAAAAACCAATATGCAAACAGCAGTCACGTTGTATGTGATAAGGATGTGTTGGATGAAATAGGCCCGGAAATGAATGAGAAGCCATGA
- a CDS encoding Hsp20/alpha crystallin family protein, with translation MKNQPLSSNINWKSIHAQANEVLGEDFWQDMAGLLPKNGPRIDVYQTEEEWWMSAELPGLYSAEQISLCVSGHGLVLRGELVRPFSVMDHQILRAERFFGPFECKVPFPAQSKLDFKEMTAHYYNGLLTVRIPLQQDQKETKIPIEFA, from the coding sequence ATGAAAAATCAACCTCTGTCATCCAATATCAATTGGAAGTCTATTCATGCTCAGGCAAACGAAGTTCTGGGAGAAGACTTTTGGCAGGATATGGCCGGACTTCTCCCTAAAAACGGCCCCCGCATTGATGTATACCAAACCGAGGAAGAATGGTGGATGAGTGCCGAACTTCCAGGCCTTTACTCAGCTGAGCAGATATCTCTTTGTGTCAGCGGCCATGGACTGGTTTTAAGAGGGGAACTGGTTCGCCCGTTTTCAGTAATGGATCATCAAATTTTGCGGGCAGAACGTTTTTTTGGACCCTTCGAATGCAAGGTGCCGTTTCCCGCCCAATCAAAGCTGGATTTTAAGGAGATGACAGCCCATTATTACAACGGGCTTCTAACCGTTCGTATTCCCCTTCAGCAAGATCAAAAAGAGACAAAGATCCCCATAGAATTTGCCTAA
- a CDS encoding small, acid-soluble spore protein, alpha/beta type — translation MGVPLHQGYNGHLKSEDAGKVGGRIGGSMVKEMIRMAKEQISDSSPEQRGSSSRRNKM, via the coding sequence TTGGGAGTTCCATTGCATCAGGGATATAACGGGCACCTCAAATCCGAGGATGCCGGAAAAGTGGGGGGACGAATCGGGGGCTCCATGGTTAAGGAAATGATCCGGATGGCTAAAGAGCAGATTTCCGATTCCAGCCCTGAACAAAGAGGAAGCAGCAGCCGGCGTAATAAAATGTAG
- a CDS encoding lipoprotein BA_5634 family protein: MRKMAGFGLSLALFAILLSGCSLFGEGANGVLIFGDFKQVEAKIEEKKSDLASNEIQKIKVAKQGDETVLIMSKSTADSLQKKGLFRKIIDKDKTEILSSFPNVSKGKPLLFAKKESSSLTLDGNQVSVKYEGNYIVGPGRTYADQIVIADDADMVAMPGTEKAMGILETKKDPSEQIGSFGENVDKVQSVTIKKT; this comes from the coding sequence ATGAGAAAAATGGCAGGTTTCGGCCTTTCACTTGCTTTATTTGCAATTCTGCTTTCCGGTTGTTCTTTATTTGGGGAGGGGGCGAACGGTGTTCTTATTTTTGGTGATTTTAAACAGGTGGAAGCCAAGATAGAGGAGAAAAAATCTGATCTTGCCAGTAATGAAATACAAAAGATTAAAGTAGCCAAACAGGGGGATGAAACGGTTCTGATCATGAGCAAATCAACAGCAGATTCTCTTCAAAAGAAAGGGTTATTCAGGAAAATCATCGACAAAGACAAAACGGAGATTTTAAGTTCGTTCCCGAATGTATCCAAAGGAAAGCCCCTGCTTTTTGCTAAAAAAGAAAGTTCTTCCTTGACCTTGGACGGCAATCAGGTAAGCGTGAAGTATGAAGGTAATTATATAGTTGGTCCTGGCCGCACATATGCTGATCAGATCGTCATAGCAGATGATGCGGATATGGTCGCTATGCCCGGAACGGAAAAGGCTATGGGAATTCTGGAAACCAAAAAAGACCCGTCCGAACAAATAGGAAGCTTTGGGGAGAATGTGGACAAGGTTCAATCTGTTACCATCAAGAAGACATAA
- a CDS encoding ABC transporter ATP-binding protein has product MTKPVLITKGVTKTYGAKNNMYMALDHIDLEVNEGEFVGIMGPSGAGKTTLLNIISTIDTPTSGDIIIDGQSIVRMKEEQLALFRRSKLGFVFQDYNLLDSLTVRENIALPLALSHVKAAEIDERVVRIAKKFGIDPILDKYPYQISGGQKQRCAASRAMVSNPSLILGDEPTGALDSKSATDLLESMKELNEQDRVTILLVTHDAFASSYCQRVLFIKDGRLFTELRKEDLTRKQFFNAILNMLSSIGGGVSDVI; this is encoded by the coding sequence ATGACGAAACCTGTACTGATTACAAAAGGTGTTACGAAAACTTACGGTGCTAAAAATAATATGTATATGGCTTTGGACCATATTGATTTGGAAGTGAATGAAGGGGAATTCGTCGGAATTATGGGCCCATCCGGTGCCGGAAAAACAACTCTTCTGAACATAATTTCCACTATCGACACACCTACTTCAGGTGATATCATAATTGACGGCCAAAGTATTGTGAGAATGAAAGAGGAGCAGTTGGCGCTGTTTCGCCGGAGCAAACTGGGTTTTGTTTTTCAGGATTACAACCTGCTTGATTCTCTGACAGTCCGGGAAAACATAGCACTGCCACTTGCTCTTTCCCATGTTAAAGCTGCTGAAATTGATGAGCGGGTAGTCCGCATCGCCAAAAAATTCGGCATTGATCCGATTCTGGATAAATACCCTTACCAGATCTCCGGAGGCCAGAAGCAGCGCTGTGCGGCTTCCCGTGCGATGGTATCCAACCCGAGCCTGATCCTGGGGGACGAGCCGACAGGCGCTTTGGATTCCAAATCGGCAACCGATCTGCTGGAAAGTATGAAAGAGCTGAATGAACAAGATAGAGTTACGATTCTTCTTGTTACTCATGATGCTTTTGCTTCCAGCTACTGCCAACGGGTCCTGTTCATTAAGGATGGCAGACTGTTTACCGAACTGCGTAAGGAAGACCTGACCCGTAAACAATTCTTTAACGCCATTCTGAACATGCTGTCATCTATCGGGGGTGGAGTAAGTGACGTTATTTAA